CCTTCTGAGGTGAACCTGAATGGAGACAGTTTATGTATAATGACCGTAATAAACCGATGATCGGCGTCACTATGGCGCTGGCGATGGAGGATCATCAGCCGGAAATCTACCCGGCCTACCGCTTTGAATTTCTTAAACAGCAGTACTATGAAGAAATAGAAAATCTGGAGGCGGTAATTCTACCTTTGCCGAACTCGATTCACACCAGCAACTCAGGATACTATATCGATTTGATCGACGGCCTGTTGCTGATCGGTGGTGAGGATGTCGGACCGGGACTCTATGGTGAGAAACCGTCGGAAAATATCCAGCAGGTAAGCCCCCGGCGTGATAATTTTGAACGCGAGATGATAATCCAGGCGGTCACCAGAAAGATCCCGATTCTGGGGATCTGCCGAGGTCATCAGGTTGTCAATGCTGTATTCGGGGGCTCTTTGTACCAGGATCTCAGCGAACGGGATGAAGAAACTTGGGACCACAGGCAGACACCGCAGAAGGATTTTAGCAACCGTCATAAAATCA
The window above is part of the Candidatus Zixiibacteriota bacterium genome. Proteins encoded here:
- a CDS encoding gamma-glutamyl-gamma-aminobutyrate hydrolase family protein; this translates as MYNDRNKPMIGVTMALAMEDHQPEIYPAYRFEFLKQQYYEEIENLEAVILPLPNSIHTSNSGYYIDLIDGLLLIGGEDVGPGLYGEKPSENIQQVSPRRDNFEREMIIQAVTRKIPILGICRGHQVVNAVFGGSLYQDLSERDEETWDHRQTPQKDFSNRHKIMIEADSHLAEILGQTEIEVNSGHHQIVRRIPEGLRAVARTADGVVEAMEGTDDNYLLTVQWHPEVEPVDEFSHKLFQDFVKETVKYKGSK